A region from the Branchiostoma lanceolatum isolate klBraLanc5 chromosome 2, klBraLanc5.hap2, whole genome shotgun sequence genome encodes:
- the LOC136428973 gene encoding fibrinogen-like protein 1 — MRSYLAALLLLSTLLLSALNGLAYGACPAPLATELAKNIAADLAGSNCPSKTDAKLVALQANVKKETTQQDVTINMIEAMALVEEEASKMLEAKLDKLKILVRTLEGKIKRKKGELKVVDKPPKKQGDVSKGDFPDCGNIKITDPSVKSGQYQIKIKGNTVKTPVKCDMETMNGGWTVILERDATQTKVVDFDKDLAAYKKGFDSPTDPNFILGLDHMTKLTQQGTYQLMVEMEDFDDAKATAMYKEFKVGDAASNFKLTIGKYDEESSTAGDALFLHNGKPFSVKGKDNDGNTKIDWAVVATGGWWYHEKGYSAHPTGKQLDKTKKADMEVQTINWMPWRGYEKLKKISFKVRRSDFKFVY, encoded by the exons ATGAGGTCCTATCTAGCCGCGCTCCTCCTTCTCAGCACTCTCCTTCTCAGCGCTCTCAACGGGCTTGCCTATGGAGCATGTCCTGCCCCACTCGCCACAGAGCTTGCCAAGAACATTGCGGCCGATCTTGCCGGTTCGAATTGTCCTTCAAAGACCGACGCCAAGTTGGTGGCTTTGCAGGCGAATGTGAAGAAGGAGACGACCCAGCAGGACGTGACGATCAACATGATAGAGGCCATGGCTCTTGTG GAAGAAGAGGCTTCTAAGATGTTGGAGGCTAAGCTGGACAAACTCAAGATATTAGTGAGGACTCTGGAGGGAAAGATAAAGAGGAAGAAGGGCGAGTTGAAGGTGGTGGACAAGCCGCCGAAAAAGCAGGGAGACGTCTCGAAAGGCGATTTCCCAG ATTGTGGTAACATCAAGATCACGGATCCCTCGGTCAAGAGCGGACAGTACCAGATTAAGATCAAGGGAAACACCGTGAAGACTCCCGTCAAGTGTGACATGGAGACCATGAACG GAGGCTGGACTGTTATTCTTGAGAGGGACGCGACCCAGACCAAGGTGGTGGACTTCGACAAGGACCTCGCGGCGTACAAGAAAGGGTTCGACAGCCCGACTGACCCGAACTTCATCCTGGGCCTGGACCACATGACCAAGCTGACCCAGCAGGGGACGTACCAGCTGATGGTGGAGATGGAGGATTTCGATG ATGCGAAGGCCACAGCGATGTACAAGGAGTTCAAGGTTGGAGATGCAGCCAGCAACTTCAAGCTCACCATTG GAAAGTACGACGAGGAGAGCAGCACGGCCGGGGATGCACTCTTCCTCCACAACGGAAAACCTTTCAGCGTCAAAGGGAAAGACAACGACGGGAAC ACTAAAATAGACTGGGCTGTTGTAGCGACTGGAGGCTGGTGGTACCACGAGAAGGGCTACTCAGCTCATCCCACTG GAAAACAACTTGACAAGACTAAGAAGGCAGATATGGAGGTGCAGACCATCAACTGGATGCCGTGGAGGGGCTACGAGAAACTCAAGAAGATCTCTTTCAAGGTCAGGCGGAGCGACTTCAAATTTGTCTACTGA